The nucleotide window ACTGAAAATTGATCAAGACATTCGTCCTATGTCAGAATTCCGAACAGGAATTGCTTCATTTCTTAAACAAGTACATGACACTAAAAGACCCCTAGTCATTACCCAGTATGGCAAAGGAGTCGCTGTATTACTTGATGTTACAGAATATGAATCCATGCAAGAAAAAATTGAACTACTGGAGGATATACAAACTTCAATAGCACAAATTGAAGCTGGAGCAGGGATTAAGCATAGCAAAGCTAAAGAAGCAATTTTGGGGCGTATTGGAAAATGAAATTAATATGGTCCCCTCTCGCAATTGACAGAGCAACAGAAATTGCAGAATACATCGCTCAAGATAGCCCTTCGGCTGCTACAAAATGGGTAGAAATATTATTTAACAAGGTCCAACTACTAAAATCATCGCCAACATGTGGTCGAATAGTCCCTGAAACCAGAAGAGAAGATATTCGGGAATTACTTTATGGGAATTATCGAATCATTTATAAGATAGAAAAATTAAACACATCTGTACTCACGGTTCGGCATGGTAAACAAATTCTACCACTAGATGAAATTTAGACATAAATGGATAACTGCCGTATCTACTCGGAACGGTTTTTCAGAGGTGGCCATAATGCTTTGCTGCCTTTTGTGGTATTCATTTCCAATCGAGAGACCGTTGCACATGATGATAGACGAAAAATCGTAATAGGCATTTACCTTTCCATCATGAGCGGGATCTTCAGTGGTGCTGAGGCCCGTATGGGAGCATTCGCAAAAAACAAAGTAGCAAATACCCAGTCTCTTCCACTCGATGAACTTGTTGCACTAATTAAACGAGAGTACGGAATCAAGTCATTGGATGACGTTCTTCGGCGGCATCTTGATCTCGCACTCAACATTACTCACGGTGGGATTACCCTTGATAAGAACCCGGAAGAACTTCAGCGTGATCATATTTTCCCCAGGTCAAAGCTTCAGAAAGCTGGCTACCCATATGAAATGGTAAACCACTATGCCAACTTTCATTTTCTTCGTGGTAACGACAATCTGAATAAACTCGACAAAGACCCTCATGACTGGTTCAGAACACCAGGGAAAAATATTCCTCCCTATTCAGACAAAGACCTTGAAGAACGTCTTTTGCAGTGGGAAGATCTGAACCCTGGGCAATTTGAGTCTATGATTGACAAGCGAAGCAAGAAAATTCGGACAAAGGCAGCCGAATTGTTTGGGGTCACAGAAGAAGAGTTCAATGCGATGTTTGCTGACAACGTTCCCCCGGTATAAAAAATCGAAAAATCGGGTCAACCTGACCGCGGGAAGTTCGGCGGTGCGATCAGAGGGTACCCGTGGCATTGAAGATAGCTCTAAATATTCAATATTGACAACAACAGGACGACCCATTAATTACATGAGAATGTCAGAAATTAATGGGCCGTCCTAGTAGAAATACATACATCAATCCTCCGTCCATCCCCGCTCCATTCTCCATGGTCATTAATCCAAAATCGTGAACCAGCTCAATGGCCTTGTCAAAGACCACCAACTCAGGTAATAAGCGAAAGACACTTCATCCGACCCATAATGTCAGCAACCATGATCATCCTGCCCTAACCCCTTTCGCAAGACCTTCCCACTGCCGATGGCATCACCACTTCTGTCTCATCTGTCAACGCAAAATATCAACCCGTACGCCAGGGCTCTGGCCACATGCAAGAAATGCTTCCCTCCAATCTCCTTGCCAGTGCTCTTCTTCGCCCTGGTAATCGGCATCGGGAGCGCCCTGCTCCACCACCCCATCAGCATTGCCGCCACCCACCTCTCATGGACAGACGCCCTCTTTACCGCGACCTCGGCAGTCTGTGTCACCGGGCTCACCGTTGTTGACACCGGCACCTATTTCACCCGCTTCGGACAAACGGTGATCCTGACTCTGATCCAGATCGGGGGTTTGGGAATCATGACTTTCACCAGCGTCGCTTTTTTCCTATGGCGACGACGGGTCTCAATCACCGATCAAATCGCCGTGGGCCAATCGCTGATGTCGAATCAGGGCATGGGCTTGATGCTCTTCCTCAGAGGCATGCTGATCTGGACCTTCGGGATCGAACTAGTGGGCGCACTAATGATCTATCTGACCGCCCCTGGAGGCATCACCCCCTACGC belongs to Desulfobulbaceae bacterium and includes:
- a CDS encoding type II toxin-antitoxin system Phd/YefM family antitoxin, yielding MKIDQDIRPMSEFRTGIASFLKQVHDTKRPLVITQYGKGVAVLLDVTEYESMQEKIELLEDIQTSIAQIEAGAGIKHSKAKEAILGRIGK
- a CDS encoding type II toxin-antitoxin system RelE/ParE family toxin, translated to MKLIWSPLAIDRATEIAEYIAQDSPSAATKWVEILFNKVQLLKSSPTCGRIVPETRREDIRELLYGNYRIIYKIEKLNTSVLTVRHGKQILPLDEI